A genomic stretch from Ureibacillus composti includes:
- a CDS encoding DEAD/DEAH box helicase family protein: MHKKLSKQNNYQKYKGIIIEPQIRDFFIGRIWTQNNTPFPQNKIENYIGSNYFSIRSAITVNQSSNLFKQKSFKCNRCHNENQEEFIQFECARCEKHCVYCRHCINMGRMSRCTDLIVWSGPVPNLKHHHELAWEGKFTEAQEQASNELIQSISRKRNHLIHAVCGAGKTEILFPAVHFALNKGLRVCVATPRTDVVLELFPRFLKVFPKTILHAYYGGSPKQHGFAQLVIATTHQLYRFENAFDVVIVDEADAFPYTADQALQKAVYKVRKNEAPIAFVTATPSLKILAQVKHENWGHSFIPRRYHGHPLPVPRFESLWSYDKKINKGKLPPKLINWMKTRLEQKEPFLIFFPTIQLMEKATPLFQDINPEIISVHAEDPNRKEKVMKLRNGEIPGLLTTTILERGITIKNVQVAVVGAESRIFTSSALIQISGRVGRNVQFPDGEIVYFHHGITMEMDTARDEILRLNKEGFQKVMG, encoded by the coding sequence ATGCACAAGAAACTTTCAAAACAAAATAATTACCAAAAGTACAAAGGCATCATCATCGAACCACAAATACGAGACTTTTTCATCGGTCGTATTTGGACGCAAAACAACACCCCCTTCCCTCAAAATAAGATTGAAAATTATATCGGCTCCAACTATTTCTCCATCCGATCTGCAATCACAGTTAATCAATCTTCTAACCTTTTTAAACAAAAATCCTTCAAATGCAATCGATGCCACAATGAGAACCAAGAAGAATTTATCCAATTTGAATGCGCACGCTGTGAAAAGCATTGTGTCTATTGTAGACATTGTATCAATATGGGGCGAATGAGTAGATGTACGGATTTAATTGTTTGGAGTGGGCCTGTACCAAACCTCAAGCACCATCACGAGCTTGCTTGGGAAGGAAAATTCACGGAAGCTCAAGAGCAGGCATCCAACGAATTAATTCAAAGCATCAGTAGGAAGCGAAATCATCTTATACACGCAGTGTGCGGTGCAGGAAAAACAGAGATCCTTTTCCCAGCAGTTCACTTTGCACTCAATAAAGGGTTGCGAGTTTGCGTTGCCACACCCCGTACCGATGTTGTATTAGAGCTCTTTCCACGATTTCTAAAAGTCTTTCCAAAAACAATTCTTCATGCTTACTATGGGGGTTCCCCGAAACAACATGGTTTTGCACAACTTGTCATTGCAACAACTCACCAACTATACAGATTTGAAAACGCCTTTGATGTCGTCATAGTGGACGAAGCAGATGCTTTTCCATATACAGCAGATCAAGCTTTACAAAAGGCAGTTTACAAAGTGAGGAAGAATGAGGCTCCAATTGCATTCGTTACGGCTACTCCTTCTCTAAAAATTCTTGCCCAAGTAAAACATGAAAACTGGGGTCACTCCTTTATTCCAAGAAGATATCACGGCCACCCTCTACCGGTCCCTCGATTTGAATCACTTTGGTCATACGATAAAAAAATTAATAAGGGCAAACTTCCACCAAAACTTATTAATTGGATGAAAACTAGATTAGAGCAGAAAGAACCATTCTTAATTTTCTTCCCCACAATACAACTAATGGAGAAAGCAACCCCTCTGTTTCAAGATATCAACCCCGAAATAATTAGTGTTCATGCCGAAGACCCAAACCGAAAAGAAAAAGTAATGAAGCTGCGTAATGGAGAAATTCCTGGGCTACTTACCACAACGATTTTAGAGCGTGGGATCACCATTAAAAATGTGCAAGTCGCTGTAGTTGGAGCGGAATCGAGAATCTTTACCTCAAGCGCACTAATTCAAATTAGTGGTCGCGTTGGCCGAAACGTTCAATTTCCTGATGGAGAAATTGTTTATTTTCATCATGGAATCACTATGGAAATGGATACAGCAAGAGATGAAATTCTTCGTCTCAACAAAGAAGGCTTTCAGAAGGTGATGGGATGA
- a CDS encoding phosphoribosyltransferase family protein, whose protein sequence is MKREVTNCLLCNVPLNEMVTWKTLLTNAYPKTICKDCENKFEPYPPTGEGEVMSLYQYNEAMKDYLHRYKFMHDVVLAKVFRNQIHKALNKMDAAIVPIPMHPVKLKERTFAHVDELLKAANINFEHFLDKITLETQGEKTREERITTPQIFKLKVSPDKVKNQNILLVDDIYTTGTTISHAKNLLLEAGANSVTAFTLIRV, encoded by the coding sequence ATGAAGCGTGAAGTGACGAATTGTTTATTGTGTAATGTTCCACTGAACGAAATGGTTACTTGGAAAACACTATTAACCAATGCATACCCTAAAACGATTTGCAAAGACTGCGAGAATAAGTTTGAACCTTATCCACCAACAGGAGAGGGAGAAGTCATGTCACTCTATCAATATAACGAGGCGATGAAAGACTATCTCCACCGATATAAGTTCATGCATGACGTTGTGCTGGCGAAAGTTTTCCGAAATCAGATTCACAAAGCACTAAATAAAATGGATGCGGCAATTGTTCCAATTCCAATGCACCCAGTCAAATTAAAAGAAAGAACGTTTGCCCATGTAGACGAGTTGTTGAAGGCAGCGAATATCAATTTTGAACATTTCCTAGATAAAATCACGTTGGAGACTCAAGGAGAGAAAACTAGAGAAGAGCGTATTACAACGCCACAAATATTTAAACTAAAGGTTTCACCTGACAAAGTGAAAAATCAAAACATCCTGTTAGTAGACGACATCTACACAACAGGAACCACCATTTCTCATGCTAAAAATTTATTACTTGAAGCAGGTGCCAATTCAGTAACAGCCTTTACTCTTATTAGAGTGTAA
- the flgM gene encoding flagellar biosynthesis anti-sigma factor FlgM, whose protein sequence is MKITSHGIHSVNPYTKQQQNTVKPMNGKSTSVDKIEISSAAKEMQISSNYNTERVEKLQNLKEQIKSGEYKVDANKLAEDVLKYYKK, encoded by the coding sequence GTGAAAATTACTTCACACGGAATCCATTCAGTGAATCCATATACAAAACAACAACAAAATACCGTAAAACCAATGAATGGAAAATCGACTTCAGTGGATAAAATCGAAATTTCTTCTGCTGCAAAAGAGATGCAAATTTCTTCAAACTACAATACAGAACGTGTAGAAAAACTACAAAACTTAAAAGAGCAAATTAAATCAGGCGAATATAAAGTTGATGCGAATAAATTAGCAGAAGACGTCTTGAAGTATTATAAAAAATAA
- a CDS encoding flagellar protein FlgN, with protein MSVQTIMTILEKLEKMHRSLLEHAYRKTELVKKGDMEELDQMLKIEQSHVAAIETLEQQRQQVVTEYLRAKGIAPAGTPTVANVIEATENEEQRTEIKAIRNRLISVVEELKKQNELNQKLVYQSLQFVNMTMETLRPSPEQINYSGKEVRGQNAIPKKGYFDSQA; from the coding sequence ATGTCTGTTCAAACAATAATGACCATCTTAGAAAAACTTGAAAAAATGCATAGAAGTTTGCTTGAACATGCTTATCGCAAAACAGAGCTTGTGAAAAAAGGGGACATGGAAGAACTTGATCAAATGTTGAAAATCGAGCAATCTCATGTAGCAGCGATTGAAACACTCGAGCAACAGCGTCAGCAAGTGGTGACGGAATACCTCCGAGCAAAAGGAATTGCTCCTGCTGGCACACCAACTGTCGCCAATGTCATCGAAGCTACTGAGAACGAGGAACAACGAACTGAAATAAAAGCCATTCGAAATCGTTTAATTTCAGTTGTTGAGGAATTAAAAAAACAAAATGAGTTAAATCAAAAACTAGTGTATCAATCACTCCAATTTGTCAATATGACAATGGAAACGCTGCGCCCTAGTCCTGAACAGATTAACTATTCTGGTAAAGAAGTGCGCGGTCAAAACGCTATTCCGAAAAAGGGATATTTTGATTCACAAGCTTAA
- the flgK gene encoding flagellar hook-associated protein FlgK, translated as MRSTFMGLEASKRGLFTQQSALYTTGHNISNANTEGYSRQRVNMQPTLGYPGTGLNTPTTAGFIGTGVEAGSVQRIRDGFTDKQYRQETNKLGYWEARSHAITQMEDVLNEPSDYGLAESLNEFYNSLQDLNVNPEDGGARAVVVQRGIAVADSFNYMYNSIKQIQDNAGAEIGIVLKDANSVLQQIASINEQIQAIEPNGYMPNDLYDARDQLLDELSSYFPIETSYNRSGGNALAIAEGSVTVSLKLNNTTIKLVDGKDYAQIRNSGVNTSTDGITPTGMVTGIQLVKVNSDGTESYLDNNMQASATPVVNDIKNFNDLGKLKSLVDSFGYYAGDNPVGLPIEKGLFSDMLSKLDLMAQSFATAFNTLHADGTDLTGAQGQVFFVQKDTLNGTGITAQNIYVSKDIMDDPNKIAASDSDIGSAEPGNGKQALALANMKFDNIAALGNVSVQTYFEGLIGQLGVDGQQASRLLYNSQTLQQAVLERRASVSSVSLDEEMTNMITFQQAYNANARMITVVDETLDKIINGMGRVGL; from the coding sequence ATGCGCTCCACATTTATGGGATTAGAAGCAAGCAAGCGTGGGTTATTCACGCAACAAAGCGCTTTATATACGACAGGTCACAACATCTCGAATGCAAACACTGAAGGATACTCGAGACAACGCGTAAACATGCAACCGACATTAGGATATCCTGGTACAGGGTTAAATACACCTACAACTGCAGGCTTTATAGGGACAGGTGTTGAAGCCGGATCCGTCCAACGTATTCGCGATGGATTTACAGACAAACAATACCGTCAAGAAACAAATAAACTAGGATACTGGGAAGCACGATCTCATGCTATTACACAGATGGAAGACGTGTTAAATGAGCCTTCAGATTACGGTTTAGCAGAGTCTCTTAATGAGTTTTATAATTCCTTACAAGATTTAAATGTGAATCCTGAAGACGGCGGTGCACGTGCAGTTGTTGTACAACGAGGGATTGCGGTAGCTGATTCATTCAATTATATGTATAACTCCATTAAGCAAATACAAGATAATGCGGGTGCAGAAATTGGAATTGTATTAAAAGATGCTAACTCTGTACTTCAACAAATTGCATCAATTAATGAACAAATACAAGCCATTGAACCAAACGGCTATATGCCAAATGATTTATATGATGCCCGTGATCAGTTATTAGATGAACTATCTAGTTATTTTCCAATTGAAACGTCTTATAATCGTTCTGGAGGTAATGCATTAGCTATTGCAGAAGGTTCGGTGACAGTATCATTAAAATTAAACAATACTACTATTAAATTAGTAGATGGGAAAGATTATGCTCAAATCCGTAATTCGGGTGTAAATACTTCAACAGATGGCATTACCCCAACTGGAATGGTGACAGGAATACAGCTTGTCAAAGTGAATTCAGACGGAACTGAATCTTATTTAGATAACAATATGCAAGCATCAGCTACTCCTGTTGTGAATGATATTAAAAACTTTAATGATTTAGGAAAGTTAAAATCACTCGTGGATTCTTTTGGTTATTACGCTGGTGATAATCCAGTTGGGTTGCCGATTGAAAAGGGTCTATTCTCAGATATGCTTTCAAAATTAGACCTTATGGCTCAGTCGTTTGCAACTGCTTTTAATACTCTACATGCAGATGGGACAGATTTAACCGGTGCACAAGGTCAAGTATTCTTTGTTCAGAAAGATACTTTAAACGGTACTGGAATAACTGCACAGAATATTTATGTTTCAAAGGATATAATGGATGATCCAAATAAAATTGCTGCATCAGATTCGGATATTGGAAGTGCTGAACCAGGTAACGGGAAACAAGCACTAGCACTAGCAAATATGAAATTCGATAATATAGCCGCACTTGGAAACGTTAGTGTTCAAACATATTTTGAAGGGTTAATTGGTCAACTGGGAGTAGATGGTCAACAAGCTTCACGTTTACTTTATAACTCACAAACACTTCAACAAGCAGTGCTTGAACGTCGAGCATCTGTAAGTTCTGTTTCATTAGATGAAGAAATGACAAATATGATTACATTCCAACAAGCTTATAACGCCAATGCTCGCATGATTACGGTGGTTGATGAAACACTAGATAAAATCATCAACGGTATGGGTCGAGTTGGATTATAG
- the flgL gene encoding flagellar hook-associated protein FlgL, translating to MRVTQSMLSDNMLRNLSNSYSKLGKVQEQINTGKKVNRPSDDPVVAMKGIGFRTELNNVKQFSRNIGEAYNWLNTTDDTLDKIGSALQRANELMVQASSDSMTNDDRVKIDSELQQLRQHVQDLSNTQIGDRYIFSGTKTTTEPYQFGIGYPTVDPTDMSDSYNKTIEIEVFDGITMQINLNPIPLFNEIDQMFQDISNDINDTITPKTGKDLSKYLNTIDSNMNKILVTRADIGARQNRVELMDSRLQSQEIIATERMSENEDIDYEKAITEMITQESIHRAALSVGARIIQPTLTDFLR from the coding sequence ATGCGCGTAACACAATCAATGCTATCAGATAATATGCTCCGAAACCTATCAAACAGTTACTCAAAACTTGGAAAAGTCCAAGAACAAATTAATACAGGGAAAAAAGTGAATCGCCCTTCAGATGACCCAGTTGTTGCGATGAAGGGAATAGGTTTTCGTACGGAATTAAACAATGTGAAACAATTTTCACGAAATATTGGGGAAGCTTATAATTGGTTAAATACTACTGATGATACACTAGATAAAATTGGTTCAGCCTTGCAACGTGCAAATGAACTAATGGTGCAAGCTTCAAGTGATTCTATGACGAATGACGATCGGGTGAAAATAGATAGTGAATTACAACAGTTAAGACAACACGTACAAGATCTTTCAAATACACAAATTGGAGATCGATATATTTTCAGTGGAACAAAAACAACAACCGAACCATATCAATTTGGTATCGGTTATCCAACAGTTGATCCAACAGATATGAGTGATTCCTATAATAAAACAATTGAAATCGAAGTATTTGATGGGATTACGATGCAAATCAATTTAAATCCGATACCGTTGTTCAATGAAATTGATCAAATGTTTCAAGATATCAGTAATGACATTAATGACACAATTACACCTAAAACGGGTAAAGACTTGTCTAAATACTTAAATACAATCGATTCAAATATGAATAAAATTTTAGTAACTCGTGCGGATATTGGAGCACGACAAAATCGCGTGGAATTAATGGATTCACGTCTACAATCACAAGAAATTATTGCAACAGAAAGAATGTCCGAAAATGAAGATATTGATTATGAAAAAGCAATTACGGAAATGATTACACAAGAATCAATTCATCGTGCCGCACTCTCAGTTGGTGCACGAATTATTCAACCAACTTTAACCGATTTCTTAAGATAA
- a CDS encoding DUF6470 family protein has translation MNIPKLQLQSSKALLELNIQKPVQEIQQPKADLDLQQPKAKLTIETTKSKLTIDSFLAREDMGFKSTIRRTAEIAQQGKEEALDGIGRTAQEGNQMMRIENGGNPIASIAKSRGRQPYSGLGIKFIPSSDSVKIHFEPGRVDIKVELHKVINNTTINKPIHNYTPGKVKVEMSQVPSLKIDWIV, from the coding sequence ATGAATATCCCAAAACTTCAACTACAATCTTCAAAAGCACTATTAGAATTAAACATTCAAAAACCAGTACAAGAAATTCAACAACCAAAGGCCGATCTTGATTTGCAACAACCAAAAGCAAAATTGACGATTGAAACAACAAAATCTAAACTAACAATTGACTCTTTTCTAGCTAGAGAAGATATGGGATTTAAAAGTACCATAAGGCGTACGGCTGAAATTGCTCAACAAGGTAAGGAAGAAGCATTAGATGGAATTGGTAGAACGGCACAAGAGGGAAATCAGATGATGAGGATTGAAAATGGGGGGAATCCAATTGCTTCTATAGCTAAGAGTAGGGGAAGACAACCGTATTCAGGCTTAGGTATCAAATTTATTCCATCTTCAGATAGCGTGAAAATACACTTCGAGCCAGGAAGAGTAGATATCAAAGTAGAACTTCATAAAGTCATTAACAACACAACAATTAATAAGCCCATCCACAATTACACACCTGGGAAAGTAAAAGTAGAAATGTCACAAGTTCCATCATTAAAAATTGATTGGATTGTATAA
- the fliW gene encoding flagellar assembly protein FliW, whose amino-acid sequence MNIKTAYMGEVEINEESILNFDHGIPGFEEEKQFVLLPIEENSIFQILQSVQTEDLAFIITSPFGVISNYNFDLDEATVHSLEIKDEKEVAVFAIVSLKETLEKSSVNLKAPIVLNSTLKKAKQVILDNENYAIRHQISFESVKG is encoded by the coding sequence ATGAACATTAAAACAGCTTACATGGGTGAAGTAGAAATTAATGAAGAAAGCATACTTAATTTCGATCATGGGATTCCAGGTTTTGAAGAGGAAAAACAATTCGTATTACTTCCAATTGAAGAAAATAGCATCTTCCAAATTCTCCAGTCTGTCCAAACGGAAGATTTAGCATTTATTATTACAAGCCCATTCGGGGTAATCTCTAACTACAACTTTGACTTAGATGAAGCAACAGTACATTCTCTTGAAATAAAAGATGAAAAAGAAGTTGCTGTCTTTGCCATCGTCTCATTAAAAGAAACTTTGGAAAAATCCTCTGTTAATTTAAAAGCGCCAATAGTATTAAATTCAACACTTAAGAAAGCAAAACAAGTCATTTTAGATAATGAAAACTATGCCATTCGTCACCAAATTTCTTTTGAAAGTGTAAAGGGGTGA
- the csrA gene encoding carbon storage regulator CsrA: MLVLSRKIGETIWIGEDVEIIISEVKGEQVKIGIRAPRRIEVVRGELRKDISVCNTEAVIKNLDLLKNKL; this comes from the coding sequence ATGTTAGTGTTGTCACGGAAAATAGGGGAAACGATATGGATTGGCGAAGACGTGGAAATTATTATTTCCGAGGTTAAAGGAGAGCAGGTTAAGATTGGGATTCGAGCTCCGAGAAGGATAGAAGTTGTTCGCGGCGAACTTCGAAAAGATATCTCTGTATGCAATACGGAAGCTGTAATCAAAAATTTAGATCTACTAAAAAATAAATTATAA
- a CDS encoding flagellin, whose protein sequence is MRINHNIAALNTYRQLSNANGAQGKSMEKLSSGLRINRAGDDAAGLAISEKMRGQIRGLDMASKNAQDATSMIQTAEGALNETHAILQRMRELAVQASNDTNTGDDRGEIQKEINQLTSEINRVGNTTEFNTKKLLNGDLSSSKVTNTTTTVVSDIAQKDMNYSVGVDWTLAATSKQPNIIGANGDNQVTIAATDGAAFDYGTADAGTLTIEKLNGELKVSLTGATDGDTDTLDFAAENAILNNGFYEFNNHGISFKVSEADFKAMADGDKVDIDFAARETAVNGSNTGDISLSSDYQTGATLTNNANVIEDFELDGSKINSKAATIDIGYDGMNLTVTVKDAGGQTLDTSTSSVVAAGDTFDNYGIKFTMGADFDATDVFDLKQIKLESTTTNDTVDASATFQIGANENQSMTLSFSDMRAAALGITGSGAGFSSSANVTNGTNNTNVENALDVTSSATAAKAITTVDEAIKKVSEERSKLGASQNRLEHTINNLGTASENLTAAESRVRDVDMAKEMMAQTKNSILSQAAQAMLAQANQQPQGVLQLLR, encoded by the coding sequence ATGAGAATTAATCATAATATCGCAGCTCTAAACACATACCGTCAGTTATCGAATGCAAACGGTGCACAAGGCAAGTCAATGGAAAAATTATCTTCAGGTCTTCGTATTAATCGTGCTGGTGATGATGCAGCAGGTTTAGCAATTTCTGAAAAAATGCGCGGTCAAATTCGTGGTCTAGACATGGCTTCAAAAAATGCACAAGACGCAACTTCAATGATTCAAACAGCAGAAGGTGCATTAAATGAAACTCATGCAATCCTACAACGTATGCGTGAACTAGCGGTTCAAGCTTCAAATGATACAAACACAGGTGATGACCGTGGAGAAATCCAAAAAGAGATTAACCAATTAACTTCTGAAATTAACCGTGTTGGGAATACGACTGAATTCAATACTAAAAAGTTATTAAATGGTGATTTATCATCTTCAAAAGTAACAAACACAACTACAACAGTTGTAAGTGATATTGCTCAAAAAGATATGAATTATTCAGTAGGAGTGGATTGGACACTAGCTGCTACAAGCAAACAGCCAAATATCATTGGAGCAAATGGAGATAATCAAGTTACTATCGCTGCAACTGATGGTGCTGCATTTGATTATGGAACAGCCGACGCAGGTACACTTACTATTGAAAAACTTAATGGTGAATTAAAAGTAAGCTTAACTGGTGCAACTGATGGAGATACTGATACTCTAGATTTTGCCGCTGAAAATGCAATTTTAAATAATGGATTCTATGAATTTAATAACCATGGAATTTCATTTAAAGTATCAGAAGCAGACTTTAAAGCAATGGCTGATGGAGATAAAGTAGACATTGACTTTGCAGCTCGTGAAACTGCAGTTAATGGTTCAAATACTGGGGACATTAGTCTTTCATCTGACTACCAAACTGGTGCTACTTTAACTAATAATGCAAATGTAATTGAAGATTTCGAACTAGATGGTAGTAAAATAAATTCAAAAGCTGCTACAATCGATATCGGATATGATGGTATGAATCTAACAGTTACAGTTAAAGATGCTGGTGGTCAAACTTTAGATACATCAACATCTTCTGTAGTTGCTGCGGGCGATACATTTGATAACTATGGAATTAAGTTTACAATGGGTGCTGATTTTGATGCTACTGATGTGTTTGATCTTAAACAAATTAAGTTAGAATCAACAACTACAAACGATACTGTAGATGCATCTGCTACATTCCAAATCGGGGCAAATGAGAACCAATCTATGACTTTAAGTTTCTCAGATATGCGTGCTGCTGCATTAGGTATTACAGGATCAGGCGCTGGATTCTCTTCAAGCGCAAATGTAACTAATGGAACAAATAATACAAATGTTGAAAATGCGTTAGATGTTACATCTTCAGCTACTGCTGCAAAAGCAATTACAACAGTTGATGAAGCAATTAAAAAGGTATCTGAAGAACGTTCTAAACTAGGAGCTTCTCAAAACCGCTTAGAGCACACTATTAACAACTTAGGAACAGCATCAGAAAACTTAACAGCAGCTGAATCTCGAGTACGTGACGTAGATATGGCTAAAGAAATGATGGCTCAAACTAAGAATTCAATTCTTTCTCAAGCAGCTCAAGCTATGTTGGCTCAAGCTAACCAACAACCACAAGGCGTATTACAATTACTACGTTAA